In the Cellulomonas sp. C5510 genome, CAGATGAGTCCGCAGAGACTATGCGCCCCGCCCTGGACGCACAACACACCACGCCCGACGGCGCGGGCGTGGTGTGTCGTGGGTGACGAGGCGTCCGGCTGCCGGCCGGGTCGGCAGGCGCCCGGCGGCGCCGGTGTCAGAGGCGGTCGGCCGACGGCGTCGCGCCCTGGGCACCGCGCTGCGGCAGCGCGCTGGCCCGGTTGTCGAGGTCGCCGAGCAGGTTCTCGAGGTAGCTCTTGAGGCGCGTGCGGTAGTCGCGCTCGAACACCCGGAGCTCGTCGATCTTGCGCTCGAGCACCGAGCGCTCCTGCTCGAGCTCGCTGAGCGTGCGGGCGGAGGTCTCCTCGGCCTCGCGGACGATGCGCTGGGCCTGGCCCTTCGCCTCGTTGACGATGCGGTCGCCCTCCTCCTGACCGCTGCGGACGTAGTCGTCGTGCAGCTTCTGGGCCAGGGCGAGCATGCCGGTGGCGGACTCGGGCTCGCTCTGCCGCTGCGGCGCGACCGGCGCGGTGGCCACCGGGGCGGGAGCCGGGGCCGGGGCCGCGGCGACGGGGGCCGGGGCGGGCTTCTCCTCGGGCTTCGGGGCCGCAGGCGCCTGCGCGCCCTGGCGGCTGAGCTCGGCGATGCGGCGCTCCGCCGCGGCGAGCTTCGCCTTGAGGTCCTCGTTCTCGCTCTGGGTCTCCCGGAGGGTGTTCACGACCTCGTCGAGGAAGTCGTCGACCTCGTCCTGGTCGTACCCCTCGCGGAACTTCGTCGCCTGGAACTTCTTGTTCAGGACGTCGTCTGCCGTCAGCAGTGCCATCGTCGTCACCTCTTCGGTCGTACTGGGTCGAGCCGGTGGCAGTCCGCCGACCACCTCGGGCCACCGTAGCGGACATTGGGAGTTGTGCACGCGACCCGCCCGCGTGCCGCGGCACGCGATCGGACCCGGGGGCACGCCGGCCCGGGGAGCAGCGGCGTCATGCCGCGAGCCACCCCAGGAGGGAGAGCAGGAACGAGCAGCCGAGCATCAGCACGAGGAACGCCAGGTCGAGGCGCACCGAGCCGAGCGTCAGCGGCGGGATCACGCGGCGCAGCGCACGCAGCGGGGGGTCGGTCACCGAGTACGTGATCTCGGCGACGACGAGAGCGGCACCGCGAGGGCGCCAGTCCCGCGCGAAGTACTGCACCCAGTCGAGGACCAGGCGCACGAGCAGGACGAGGATGAAGGCCAGGACGACGAGCTGCAGCAGGCCGAGGACGAAGGTCACGCGTCCCAGTCTCCCCGATCCGTCAGCTCTGGTTGAAGAAGCCGGCGCGCGAGCCCTCGGCGGGCCGGCCGTCACCGGTGATCTCGACCGAGGACGGCGACAGCAGGAACACCTTGTTGGTGACCCGCTCGATCGCGCCGTGCAGGCCGAAGATCAGGCCCGCGGCGAAGTCGACGAGCCGCTTGGCGTCCGCGTCGTCCATGTCCGACAGGTTCATGATGACCGGGGTGTTCTCCCGGAACGCCTCGCCGATCTTGCGCGCGTCGTTGTAGGAGCGCGGGTGGATCGTCGTGATGCGGCGGACCTCGCCGTCGTGGCGGGGCGCGGACGCCGGCGCGACGGGGCGCTCGACGGGCGCGGCGGTCCGGTGCAGCGGGGTGACCTCGGCCTCGTAGTCCTGTCCCACGGTCGCCTCCGGCTCGTCGTACTCGTCGACGTACTGGTCGTGCTCGCCACGGTCGTCGGCAAGCCCGAGGTACAGCATGGTCTTGCGCAGCGCTCCGGCCATCGCGATCACTCCATCCGCATTGCTGAAAGGTCCTGCGACGTCACGCTAGCAACGCGCCGGCGCGCTGCCCGGCTGCGACACGCGGCGTGTCGACCGCGGTCCACGCCGGCCCGGCGCCTCAGACGAGCGCGACCACCCCGGCGGACCTCCCGGTGGTGCGCCCCGCACGCTGCGCCCGCCGGTGCGAGTAGAAGCGCTCGTCGGTGTCCGTGCACCATCCCGTGAGCCGCACGTCCCCGACGCCGGCCTCGCGCAGGACGGCGGCGGCGCCAGCGGGCAGGTCGAGCCCGGGCGTGCCGCGGTCGGTCGTGCACGCCGTCGCGGGCACGACGTGCGCCACCTCCCGCTGCATCGCCGCGGGGACCTCGTAGCGGGCACCCGAGATCGCGGGACCGACCACCGCTCGCACCCGTGCGAGGTCCGCTCCCCGGGCGACCATGGCCCCGAGCGCCGCCTGCAGCACGCCGGCCACGAGCCCCCGCCGCCCGGCGTGCGCCGCGCCCACGACGCGCGCGACGGGGTCGGCGAGCAGCACCGGGACGCAGTCCGCGACCAGCACACCGACCGCCGTCCCGGGCAGCGTCGTGACGAACGCGTCGGCGTCCCCCACCGCGTCGGACCGGGCGTCGGCGGCGGAGCCGACCACGTGCACGGCGGACCCGTGCACCTGACGGCCCCACGCGACCGGTGCCCCGGCCCACGCCGCGACGCGCGCACGGTTCTCACGCACGTGCGCCGGGTCGTCCCCCACGGCCAGACCGAGGTCGAGGGTGTCCCAGGGTGGCGCGCTGACGCCGCCGGCGCGGGTGGTGAAGCCCGCCCGGACGCCGGGGCCGAGGTCGACCTCCAGGACCGGGAGACCCACGGCGGCTACTTGAGGAAGTCCGGCACGTCGAGGTCGTCGTCCTTGCGCCGCGCGACCTCCTCCTCGAAGATCCGCGGGACCTCGAGCTGGCCGGTGGCGCCGGCGTCGGTCTCGGTGCTCAGGAACGCCGGGACGCCGGCCGCCGGGCGCTGCTCCTCGTCGGGGCCGACGGGCCGCGGCGGGACGGCGGCGTGCGCGGCGGTCGTGGTGGGCACCGCCGCCGAGGGCGGGATCGCCGCCGGCGCCGGGGCGCCGCCGGAGCTGACCTGCCCCAGAGCGCGCGAATCGCGCCGGACGGAAGGCGCACCGCCGTCGAACCCGGCCGCGATCACCGTCACGCGCACCTCGTCGCCGAGGGCGTCGTCGATGACGGCGCCGAAGATGATGTTCGCCTCGGGGTGCGCGGCCTCCTGCACCAGGCGGGCGGCCTCGTTGATCTCGAACAGCCCGAGGTCGGACCCGCCCTGGATCGACAGCAGCACGCCGTGGGCGCCGTCGATGCTGGCCTCCAGCAGCGGCGAGGAGATGGCGAGCTCGGCCGCCTGCACCGCGCGGTCCTCCCCGCGTGCGGAGCCGATGCCCATGAGCGCCGAACCCGCACCCTGCATGACCGACTTCACGTCGGCGAAGTCGAGGTTGATGAGGCCCGGCGTGGTGATCAGGTCGGTGATGCCCTGGACACCGGAGAGCAGCACCTGGTCGGCGGACCGGAACGCGTCGAGCACGGAGACCGACCGGTCGGAGATCGACAGCAGGCGGTCGTTGGGGATGACGATGAGGGTGTCGACCTCGGCGCGCAGCGCCTCGATGCCGGAGTCGGCCTGCACGGTGCGGCGGCGACCCTCGAAGGTGAACGGGCGCGTGACGACGCCGATGGTCAGCGCGCCGAGCGAGCGGGCGATGCGGGCCACGACCGGGGCGCCGCCCGTCCCGGTGCCGCCGCCCTCGCCCGCGGTCACGAACACCATGTCGGCGCCGCGCAGGACGTCCTCGATCTCCTCCGCGTGGTCCTCGGCGGCCTTCTTGCCGACCTCCGGGTCGGCGCCGGCGCCGAGGCCCCGGGTCAGCTCGCGGCCGACGTCGAGCTTCACGTCGGCGTCGGACATGAGCAGGGCCTGCGCGTCGGTGTTGATGGCGATGAACTCGACACCCTTGAGGCCGACCTCGATCATGCGGTTCACGGCGTTGACGCCGCCACCACCGATGCCGACGACCTTGATGACCGCCAGGTAGTTCTGCGGAGCTGCCACGGTGGGTGCCTCTCGTCTCGCGATGTCGACGAACCTTCACCCTCAACTAGAGGGTTATAGTTATGTCAGTTCTGTCTGGGTGTGACGGTATGTGGCGCGCCGGACCGGTTCAACGACCGGTGCGCGCGTGTCGGCCCCGGATCACCCGACGACCGGCATCGTGGGCGCCGAGACGTCGTAGCGCGTCGAGCCCGCCGTCTCGGGCGCGGCGCGCAGCGCCTGCAGCACCGCCACCTTGAGCGCCGAGTCCTGCGCGCTCCCCCACTCGACGGTCGCCCCGTCGCGCAGCGTGAACTGCACCGTGTCCTGCGTGCCCGCCGACACCTGCCCGATCGCCGCGAGCAGGTCCTCGGGCAGCGCCTCGAGCACCCCGAGCGTCGCCGTGAGGATGCGGCCCTCGCCGACGGGCACCTCGACCACGGGGAGGCCCTCCGGCGGCGCATCCGCCCGGCCGACCTGCACGCCCTCCTGGTCGACGAGGGCGAAGCCCCCGCCCTCGCCGTCCGTGGCGCTGTGGTCCGCCCGTTCTGCGACCTCCGACGACTCGGGCACGGCAGCGACCGGCTCGCGGGACACCAGCGCCACGGTCAGCCCGTGCGGCCAGTCCCGGCTGACCGTCACGTCCCGCACCCCGGGCACGTCGAGCAGCTCGGAGCGCAGCCGGGCCGTGTCGAGGCGCGGCAGCGGCGTGCCGTCCTCCGCGTCCACGACGGCCCGCACCTGGTCGACCGCGACCACGGTGCCGGCACCGGTCACGGTGACCTGGTCCTTCTCCAGGGCGAGCACGGGCGAGAGCAGCAGCAGCCACGCGACCGCCGCGACGGAGAGGACCCCGCCGGCGACCAGGAGGATCTGGCGCCACGCCAGTCGGCGTCGGGCGCGCGCCCGCTCGGCGAACCGAGCGGCCGACCCCTGGCTGACGACGGGCGGCCGGACGGGGAACGCCCCCGTGCCGGACCGCGGGACGAGTGCCGAGCCCGCCGTCCGCCGACCGCCGCCGGACGCCCGGCCCGTCGGCGCCGGGGATCCCGAGCCGCCGACCCCCGCGGCGCGACCGGGGCGCGCGGCGGCGTCCACCGCGGGCGCTGCGCTCCTGTCGGGCACGGCGCTCGTGGGGGCGGTGCCCGGGCGCGCCGTGGTGCCCGGGCCGGAGGGGCGGGACGCCGCCGGGCGGGGATCCGGCGAGGCAGGGGCCGGACGGGGAGCGGGCGGACGTCTCGGCCCGGACGTCCGTCCGGGCTGGGGCGGGCGCGGGCGCTGCGGCGTCACGCCCGGCCGGTCCCGTCGGGCTGGTCCGCGTCGTCGCCACCCTCGGACGCGTCGGGCACCTCGGACGGCCCGGGAGGGGCGAGCAGGTCGCCGGCGTCCCCGGCACCGTCGCCGGGCTGCGCGTCGCCGGCCCCCCCGTCCAGCGTCGCGAGCACCTCGGCTGCGAGCAGCGTGACGTCGCCGGCGCCGACCGTGAGCACCAGGTCGCCCGGCGCGGCCGCCGCGGCCACCGCGCGCGCGGCCTCGTGGCGGTCCGCGACGTAGGTCGCACGCCCCGGCGTGGGCACGCGCTGCACGATCGTGTCGCCGCTGACCTCCGGGTCCGGGTCCTCGCGCGCGGCGTAGACGTCGGTCACGACGACGGTGTCCGCGAGGTCGAGCGCCGCGCCGAACTCGGTCGCGAAGGTCCGCGTCCGCGAGTACAGGTGCGGCTGGAACAGCACGTGCACCCGCCCGTCCCCGACGACGCCGCGGGCGGTGCGCAGCAGCGCGGCGACCTCGGTGGGGTGGTGGGCGTAGTCGTCGACGACGCGGACGCCGCCCGCCGTCCCGCGGTCCTCGAACCGCCGGCCCGTACCGCGGAACTCCCCCAGCCCGGCCGCGACGGCCGCGGGGTCGGCACCGACGGCCCACGCCGCCAGGTACGCCGCCGCGGCGTTCGCGGCGTTGTGGTCGCCGGGCACCGCGAGCACCAGGTCGGCACCGGGGACCTCGGCGGAGCGCGACGTGAGCGTGACGTGCCAGCCGCCGCCCTGCGCCCGCACCGGGCCCAGCACGAGGTCCGGGCCCGGCCCGTCCCCGGCGACCGCCGCATCCGATCCGTAGGTGAGGACGCGGACGCCGCGCCGCGTCAGGCGGTCCCGCACCGCCTCGACCAGCCGGGCCGCTCCCGCGTCGTCGAGGCACGCGACGAACGCGCCGCCGTCGAGCACGCGGTCGGCGAACGCCTCGAACGCGGCCTCGAACGCCTCCGCCGACCCGTAGTGGTCGAGGTGGTCGGGCTCCACGTTGGTCACGACGGCGACCGCCGGCGCGTACGCGAGGAACGAGCCGTCGGACTCGTCGGCCTCCGCGACGAACACCTCGCCCGCCCCGGTGCGGTGCCCGGGCGTGGCGCCGTGGGCGGTGAGGACGGTGCCGCCGATCGCGTACGACGGGTCGAGCACCGGGTCCTCGCGGCCGGCGGCGCCGAGCGCGGTCGCGACCATCGTCGACGTCGTGGTCTTGCCGTGCGCGCCGGCCACGGCGATGCCGATGCGCCCGGTCATGAGCGCGGCCAGCGCCTCGGAGCGGTGCAGCACCCGCAGCCCGCGCTCCCGCGCCGCCGCGAGCTCGGGGTTCGTCTCCCGGATCGCGCTCGACACCACGACGGTGTCGACGCCGGCCAGGTGCGCCGCGTCGTGACCGACGTGGACGACCACGCCCGCCTCGCGCAGGGCCGGCAGGGCCGGGCCCTCGTGCGCGTCGGAGCCGGAGACCGTCAGGCCGCGCGCGGCGAGCAGCCCCGCCACGGCGGACATCCCCGCCCCGCCGACGCCGACCAGGTGCACGCGCCCGAGATCGGCCACCGCGTCACCGCGGGTCGCGGCGGGGTGCGCGCTCGGCTCCCCGTCCCCCCGGCCACCCGCCGCCGCGGCGTCGCCGCCGTCCGGCGCGACCGTCCCGCCGACAGCCGCGCCGTCCACGAGCGGTCCGGCGTCCGCCGCGGAGCCGTCGCCCGCCGGGCCCGCGTCCGCACGACCCGCTCCGTCGGCTCGCGACTCGCGCTCCGCGGCGTCCGCGGCGGTGCGCTCGGCCGCGGCCCGCTCCGCCTCGGCCCGCTGGGCGGCGACCCGCTCGCCCTCGGCGAGGGCGTCCAGCACGAGGTCGGCGACGCGCGCGGCGGCGTCCGGCACGCCCACCCGGGCGGCGGCCTCGCCCATCGCACGGCGCTCGTCCGCGGCGTCCGGCTCCAGCAGCGGCAGCAGGTGCGCGGTGATCCAGTCGCCGGTCAGCGCGTCGTCGGCGACGAGCAGCCCGCCGCCCTCGGCGACCACGGGCTGCGCGTTGAGGCGCTGCTCCCCGTTGCCGACGGGCAGCGGCACGTACACCGCGGGGATGCCGAGGGCGGCCAGCTCGCTGACCGTCCCCGCACCGGCACGGCACAGCACGAGGTCCGCGACGGCGAGCGCCTGCTCCATCTCCCCCAGGTACTCCCGCACGTGGTACCGCTCCGCGCCCGGGACACCCCGGACCGCGGAGCGCACCTCCTCGGCCTTGCCCGCGCCGGTCAGGTGCAGCACCTCGGCCCCGGTGGCGAGCACGGCGCGCGCCTCCGCGGCGAGCGCGCGGTTGACGGACACCGCCCCGAGCGAGCCGCCGGTCACCAGCAGCGTGACGCGGGCCGGGTCGAAGCCCAGCTCGGCGGCCGCCCGGCGCCGTGTCCCCTCCGGGTCGCGGGCGCGGTCGGCCAGCAGGCCGGCGATCTCCGGGCGCAGCGGCAGCCCGGTGACCTGGGCCCGGGGCAGACGCGTGCCGGGGAAGGTCACCGCGACGGCGTGCGCGCCGCGGGCGCCGAGCCGGTTCGCGAGCCCGGCCCGGGCGTTCTGCTCGTGCACGACCACGGGCACGCCGCGGGAGCGGGCCGCCAGGTAGGCCGGGGTGGAGACGTAGCCGCCGAACCCGACGACCGCACCCGCGCCGGTGGCGTCGATCGCCTCGCCCGCGGCGTCGACCGCCACGCGCAGCATCCGGGGCAGGCGCAGCCAGTCCGGGGTGGGCCGGCGGGGCAGCGGCACCTTGGGGACCACGTGCATCTCGAGCCCGCGCTCGGGCACCAGCCGCGACTCGAGGCCCTCCGCGGTGCCGAGCGCGACGAGGCGCAGCTCCGGGTCGCGGGCGCGCAGCTCCTCCGCCACGGCGAGCAGCGGGTTGACGTGCCCGGCCGTGCCGCCGCCCGCGAGCAGGACCGCGCGGGGACGCGGCTCCTCGTCGTGCGTGGCGTCGGCGTCGGGTGCGGTCACGGGGTCCTCCGGTTCAGGCGCGCGGGCGCCGGTGGTGCGAGCGGGGCGAGGGGCGGGGGTGTCGCGCGTGAGCCGGCGGCCTGTCCGGCGCGCCGGGGCGGCACCGGGCGGGGTGCTGCGGGACACCCGCGACGTCAGGCACGGGTCCGGCCGATCACGGCGAGCGACCGGCGCACGACGCTCGGCCGGGTGGCGAGGGCCTCCGCGGCACCGGGCTCGGTCCGCGCGAACGACACCACCATGCCGAGAGCGACGAGCGTCGTGATGAGCGCGGACCCGCCCGCGGACACCAGCGGGAGCGGCACCCCGATGACCGGGAGCAGCCCGACGACGACCCCCATGTTGACGAGGGCCTGCCCGACGATCCACGCGGCGACGCCGCCGGTGACGATCTGGGCGAACGGGTCCCGGTGGCGGGCGATGACGCGGAACATCGCGAACGCGAGCACGGCGACCAGCACGAGGACGAGCAGCGTCCCGATGAGGCCGAGCTCCTCGCCGATGATCGCGAAGATGAAGTCGTTGTGCGCCTCGGGCAGGTAGGACCACTTCTCGCGGCTCTGGCCGAGGCCGAGACCCGCCCACCCTCCGGTGGCGAGCGCCTGCAGACCGTGGACCGTCTGGTAGCAGCCGCCCTGGACGTCGCAGTCGCCGGTGAACCAGTCCATGATCCGGCTGGTCCGGTTGGTGCTGCCGATGGCGAGCACGGCCACCCCGGCGGCGGCCGCCATCCCGGCGGCGGCGAAGATCCGCATCGGCACCCCCGCCACGAACAGCGCGCCGGCGACGAGGAGCAGCATGATGATCGCGGTGCCGAGGTCGTGGCCGAGCAGCACCATGCCGACCGCGCCTCCGGCGACGGGCAGCGCGGGGATGGCGGCGTGCTTCCAGTCGTCGAACAGCGGCTGCTTGCGGGCGAGCACCGCTCCGAGCCACACCACGAGCGCGAGCTTGAGCGCCTCGGCGGGCTGCGCGGTGAAACCGCCGACGCAGACCCAGCCCTGGTTGCCGCCCTTGCCGCAGCCGAGCGGCGTGTAGACGAGGAGCTGCGCGACCAGGCCGACACCGAGCAGCGGCCAGGCGAGCGCCTGGTAGACCCGCGACGGCATCCGCGAGGCGACCCACGCCAGCGGCAGGCCGATCAGCGCGTACTGGGCCTGGTTGCGGAACACCGCGTACGGCGAGTCGTCGCTGGCGAGCGAGTCCACCGCGGAGGAGGACAGGACCATGACGAGGCCGAGCACGAGCATGAGCCCGGCGGCGCCGACGAGCAGGTAGTAGCTCGTGACGGCGCTGTTCCACTGCCCGAGCCGCGAGGGGCGCTGCTCCGTGGCGGGCGACGGGGCGTCGGTCGTCTGGGCCATCGGCGCCGGGTCACCCCCTCGGGAGCAGTGCGCGGACCTCGGCGACGAACGCCTCTCCCCGTTCGGCGTACGAGGAGAACTGGTCCATCGAGGCGCACGCCGGCGCCAGCAGGACGGTGGTGCCGGCACCCCGGGCGTCCGCCAGGCGGCGGGCCTCGGTCACGGCGCGGGTCATCACCGTCCCAGTGTCACCGGGATCCACGCGGACCACGGGGACCTGCGGCGCGTGTCGGGCGAGCGCGTCGGCGAGCGGTGCGGCGTCCACGCCGATCAGGACCACGGCGTGCAGCCGGTCGGCCCGCGACGCCACGAGGTCGTCGAACGTCGCGCCCTTCGCGAGCCCGCCCGCGAGCCACACGACGCTGCCCGGCGCGAACGCCGCCAGGGACGCGGCCGCCGCGTGGGCGTTCGTGGCCTTGGAGTCGTCGACCCAGCGCACCCCGTCGACCTCCGCGACCGTCGCGATCCGGTGCGCGCCGGGACGGTAGGACCGCAGCCCCACCCCGACCGCCTCGGGCGGCACACCGTGCGCGAGCGCCAGGGCGGCCGCGGCGAGCGCGTCCTGCACGACGTGGGGCGCGAGCCCGTCCGGCCCGGCCAGGTGGGCCAGGTCGTCGAGCGTCGCGAGCTCCTGGGCGTGGGTGTGCCGCAGCGCGGCGAAGCCCCGGTCGACGAGGACGTGGTCGACGAGGCCGACCTGGCCGACCGACGGCGCCCCGAGCGTGAAGCCGACCGCGATCGCGCCGTCGGCGACGTCGGCCTCCCGCACGAGGTGCTCGGTCGTCGGGTCGGCCGCGTTGTACACGCACGCGACCTCCACCCCCGAGTAGATGCGCCCCTTGTCGGCTGCGTAGGCGTCGAGCGAGCCGTGCCAGTCCAGGTGGTCGGCCGCGACGTTGAGCACCGCGGCCGCCTGGGCCGCCACCGAGGTCGTGTGGTGCAGTTGGAAGCTCGACAGCTCGACGGCGA is a window encoding:
- the murD gene encoding UDP-N-acetylmuramoyl-L-alanine--D-glutamate ligase; translation: MGDGLTVDDTAAGPATAQDLGRARVVVAGLGLSGRAARDALAGLGTRVTTVDDRAEDADHRVDGFLAAGLLDAADVVVVSPGWPPAHPLLAAARAAGVPVWSEVELAWRLRVGRDTGDGPAPWLAVTGTNGKTTTVEMLDAILRAAGRRSAAVGNVGTPVVRAATDPALDVLAVELSSFQLHHTTSVAAQAAAVLNVAADHLDWHGSLDAYAADKGRIYSGVEVACVYNAADPTTEHLVREADVADGAIAVGFTLGAPSVGQVGLVDHVLVDRGFAALRHTHAQELATLDDLAHLAGPDGLAPHVVQDALAAAALALAHGVPPEAVGVGLRSYRPGAHRIATVAEVDGVRWVDDSKATNAHAAAASLAAFAPGSVVWLAGGLAKGATFDDLVASRADRLHAVVLIGVDAAPLADALARHAPQVPVVRVDPGDTGTVMTRAVTEARRLADARGAGTTVLLAPACASMDQFSSYAERGEAFVAEVRALLPRG
- a CDS encoding DivIVA domain-containing protein, coding for MALLTADDVLNKKFQATKFREGYDQDEVDDFLDEVVNTLRETQSENEDLKAKLAAAERRIAELSRQGAQAPAAPKPEEKPAPAPVAAAPAPAPAPVATAPVAPQRQSEPESATGMLALAQKLHDDYVRSGQEEGDRIVNEAKGQAQRIVREAEETSARTLSELEQERSVLERKIDELRVFERDYRTRLKSYLENLLGDLDNRASALPQRGAQGATPSADRL
- a CDS encoding cell division protein FtsQ/DivIB; its protein translation is MPDRSAAPAVDAAARPGRAAGVGGSGSPAPTGRASGGGRRTAGSALVPRSGTGAFPVRPPVVSQGSAARFAERARARRRLAWRQILLVAGGVLSVAAVAWLLLLSPVLALEKDQVTVTGAGTVVAVDQVRAVVDAEDGTPLPRLDTARLRSELLDVPGVRDVTVSRDWPHGLTVALVSREPVAAVPESSEVAERADHSATDGEGGGFALVDQEGVQVGRADAPPEGLPVVEVPVGEGRILTATLGVLEALPEDLLAAIGQVSAGTQDTVQFTLRDGATVEWGSAQDSALKVAVLQALRAAPETAGSTRYDVSAPTMPVVG
- the murC gene encoding UDP-N-acetylmuramate--L-alanine ligase, translated to MTAPDADATHDEEPRPRAVLLAGGGTAGHVNPLLAVAEELRARDPELRLVALGTAEGLESRLVPERGLEMHVVPKVPLPRRPTPDWLRLPRMLRVAVDAAGEAIDATGAGAVVGFGGYVSTPAYLAARSRGVPVVVHEQNARAGLANRLGARGAHAVAVTFPGTRLPRAQVTGLPLRPEIAGLLADRARDPEGTRRRAAAELGFDPARVTLLVTGGSLGAVSVNRALAAEARAVLATGAEVLHLTGAGKAEEVRSAVRGVPGAERYHVREYLGEMEQALAVADLVLCRAGAGTVSELAALGIPAVYVPLPVGNGEQRLNAQPVVAEGGGLLVADDALTGDWITAHLLPLLEPDAADERRAMGEAAARVGVPDAAARVADLVLDALAEGERVAAQRAEAERAAAERTAADAAERESRADGAGRADAGPAGDGSAADAGPLVDGAAVGGTVAPDGGDAAAAGGRGDGEPSAHPAATRGDAVADLGRVHLVGVGGAGMSAVAGLLAARGLTVSGSDAHEGPALPALREAGVVVHVGHDAAHLAGVDTVVVSSAIRETNPELAAARERGLRVLHRSEALAALMTGRIGIAVAGAHGKTTTSTMVATALGAAGREDPVLDPSYAIGGTVLTAHGATPGHRTGAGEVFVAEADESDGSFLAYAPAVAVVTNVEPDHLDHYGSAEAFEAAFEAFADRVLDGGAFVACLDDAGAARLVEAVRDRLTRRGVRVLTYGSDAAVAGDGPGPDLVLGPVRAQGGGWHVTLTSRSAEVPGADLVLAVPGDHNAANAAAAYLAAWAVGADPAAVAAGLGEFRGTGRRFEDRGTAGGVRVVDDYAHHPTEVAALLRTARGVVGDGRVHVLFQPHLYSRTRTFATEFGAALDLADTVVVTDVYAAREDPDPEVSGDTIVQRVPTPGRATYVADRHEAARAVAAAAAPGDLVLTVGAGDVTLLAAEVLATLDGGAGDAQPGDGAGDAGDLLAPPGPSEVPDASEGGDDADQPDGTGRA
- a CDS encoding YggT family protein produces the protein MTFVLGLLQLVVLAFILVLLVRLVLDWVQYFARDWRPRGAALVVAEITYSVTDPPLRALRRVIPPLTLGSVRLDLAFLVLMLGCSFLLSLLGWLAA
- the pgeF gene encoding peptidoglycan editing factor PgeF — encoded protein: MGLPVLEVDLGPGVRAGFTTRAGGVSAPPWDTLDLGLAVGDDPAHVRENRARVAAWAGAPVAWGRQVHGSAVHVVGSAADARSDAVGDADAFVTTLPGTAVGVLVADCVPVLLADPVARVVGAAHAGRRGLVAGVLQAALGAMVARGADLARVRAVVGPAISGARYEVPAAMQREVAHVVPATACTTDRGTPGLDLPAGAAAVLREAGVGDVRLTGWCTDTDERFYSHRRAQRAGRTTGRSAGVVALV
- a CDS encoding cell division protein SepF encodes the protein MAGALRKTMLYLGLADDRGEHDQYVDEYDEPEATVGQDYEAEVTPLHRTAAPVERPVAPASAPRHDGEVRRITTIHPRSYNDARKIGEAFRENTPVIMNLSDMDDADAKRLVDFAAGLIFGLHGAIERVTNKVFLLSPSSVEITGDGRPAEGSRAGFFNQS
- the ftsW gene encoding putative lipid II flippase FtsW yields the protein MAQTTDAPSPATEQRPSRLGQWNSAVTSYYLLVGAAGLMLVLGLVMVLSSSAVDSLASDDSPYAVFRNQAQYALIGLPLAWVASRMPSRVYQALAWPLLGVGLVAQLLVYTPLGCGKGGNQGWVCVGGFTAQPAEALKLALVVWLGAVLARKQPLFDDWKHAAIPALPVAGGAVGMVLLGHDLGTAIIMLLLVAGALFVAGVPMRIFAAAGMAAAAGVAVLAIGSTNRTSRIMDWFTGDCDVQGGCYQTVHGLQALATGGWAGLGLGQSREKWSYLPEAHNDFIFAIIGEELGLIGTLLVLVLVAVLAFAMFRVIARHRDPFAQIVTGGVAAWIVGQALVNMGVVVGLLPVIGVPLPLVSAGGSALITTLVALGMVVSFARTEPGAAEALATRPSVVRRSLAVIGRTRA
- the ftsZ gene encoding cell division protein FtsZ is translated as MAAPQNYLAVIKVVGIGGGGVNAVNRMIEVGLKGVEFIAINTDAQALLMSDADVKLDVGRELTRGLGAGADPEVGKKAAEDHAEEIEDVLRGADMVFVTAGEGGGTGTGGAPVVARIARSLGALTIGVVTRPFTFEGRRRTVQADSGIEALRAEVDTLIVIPNDRLLSISDRSVSVLDAFRSADQVLLSGVQGITDLITTPGLINLDFADVKSVMQGAGSALMGIGSARGEDRAVQAAELAISSPLLEASIDGAHGVLLSIQGGSDLGLFEINEAARLVQEAAHPEANIIFGAVIDDALGDEVRVTVIAAGFDGGAPSVRRDSRALGQVSSGGAPAPAAIPPSAAVPTTTAAHAAVPPRPVGPDEEQRPAAGVPAFLSTETDAGATGQLEVPRIFEEEVARRKDDDLDVPDFLK